A single genomic interval of Longimicrobium sp. harbors:
- a CDS encoding sugar phosphate nucleotidyltransferase has translation MIVVMPVAGKGTRLRPHTHVTPKPLLKVGDKPVLSYILDDLRQLGVHEAVLITGHLKEKVEAYMRAEYPDFHAEYVEQVEQNGTADAIRLAEPFVREDLLIIFVDTLFDADLTVVNRLPEGVAGVIWAKEVEDYQRFGVIQTDEQGFMRRIIEKPKEPVSKLANIGLYYIRDWKLLFEGIHHVMAQPTGPGGEYFLTDAFQYMVDHGGKLKVEEVQGWYDAGKPETLLETNLHVLSTTRGKSPPANDGVTVREPVHVADGVTLEDAEIGPNVTLGAGTTVRRSKLRDCIVGQGAEIDGCDLHDSLVGDNAKVRGVTGQVDVGDHSVVAQG, from the coding sequence GTGATCGTCGTCATGCCGGTGGCGGGGAAGGGCACGCGCCTTCGCCCCCACACGCACGTGACCCCCAAGCCGCTGCTGAAGGTGGGCGACAAGCCCGTCCTCTCCTACATCCTCGACGACCTCCGCCAGCTGGGCGTGCACGAGGCGGTGCTCATCACCGGGCACCTGAAGGAGAAGGTCGAGGCGTACATGCGCGCCGAGTACCCCGACTTCCACGCCGAGTACGTGGAGCAGGTGGAGCAGAACGGCACCGCCGACGCCATCCGCCTGGCCGAGCCGTTCGTGCGCGAAGACCTGCTCATCATCTTCGTCGACACGCTGTTCGATGCCGACCTGACCGTCGTCAACCGCCTTCCCGAGGGCGTGGCGGGGGTGATCTGGGCCAAGGAGGTCGAGGACTACCAGCGCTTCGGGGTGATCCAGACCGACGAGCAGGGCTTCATGCGGCGCATCATCGAGAAGCCGAAGGAGCCTGTCTCGAAGCTCGCCAACATCGGCCTGTACTACATCCGCGACTGGAAGCTGCTGTTCGAGGGGATCCACCACGTGATGGCGCAGCCCACCGGCCCCGGCGGCGAGTACTTCCTGACCGACGCCTTCCAGTACATGGTGGACCACGGCGGGAAGCTGAAGGTGGAGGAGGTGCAGGGGTGGTACGACGCGGGGAAGCCGGAGACGCTGCTGGAGACGAACCTCCACGTGCTCTCGACCACGCGGGGGAAGAGCCCCCCGGCGAACGACGGCGTCACCGTGCGCGAGCCCGTGCACGTGGCCGATGGCGTCACGCTGGAAGATGCGGAGATCGGCCCCAACGTCACCCTCGGCGCCGGGACGACGGTACGGCGGTCGAAGCTGCGCGACTGCATCGTCGGCCAGGGAGCGGAGATCGACGGCTGCGACCTGCACGACTCGCTGGTGGGCGACAACGCGAAGGTGCGCGGCGTCACCGGCCAGGTGGACGTGGGCGACCACTCGGTGGTGGCGCAGGGATAG
- a CDS encoding DUF1499 domain-containing protein has translation MGLIRALTRNRAWTAPDSPDRRLRGREYPVPYAEVWEAALDTARKRPRWTVTEAKPRTGEIHAEARTALWKFIDDVTIRVSLDGDGMTRVDVVSQSRVGKADLGTNARRIARFLHALDRQIRRRAGGAEPRKSGSGK, from the coding sequence ATGGGGCTGATCCGCGCCCTCACCCGCAACCGCGCCTGGACCGCACCCGACTCGCCGGACCGGCGGCTGCGCGGGCGCGAGTATCCCGTCCCCTACGCCGAGGTGTGGGAGGCGGCGCTGGACACCGCGCGAAAGCGGCCACGCTGGACCGTCACCGAAGCAAAGCCGCGCACCGGCGAGATCCACGCCGAGGCGCGCACCGCGCTCTGGAAGTTCATCGACGACGTTACCATCCGCGTGTCGCTGGACGGTGACGGGATGACGCGGGTCGACGTCGTGTCACAGTCGCGCGTGGGGAAGGCCGACCTCGGCACCAACGCGCGCCGCATCGCCCGGTTCTTGCACGCGCTCGACCGCCAGATTCGCCGCCGCGCGGGCGGGGCGGAACCACGCAAATCAGGCAGCGGCAAGTAG
- the lon gene encoding endopeptidase La, whose protein sequence is MASSKTSRPALPDRIPVLPIRSTIVFPGGATALQIGFAPNVEALSRHPEHDLVVAMVSTMDDGFPLDGRELEKVATAVRVLDRLNLPGGTIQTTLQGLRRIRLADVRLEDGYYSATPFEVDEIAAPEDEAAPLIEKIVATITALAGAVERVPDEVPRILRMNLGDAGRFADLAATLSNLKLPTRDAVLQEADVLARLRLVLTSLEEEWEHAREVEQATSGEDGGPLPAGGRERRDEIRRRIQALQAELGETDPVEREANEALRLVERAQLPPRVAAVARREAERLRSTSTTASEAQDIRSYLETVIDIPWTRRADGGKFDLEAVRQAVEDEHLGLDEPKRRLLEVIAVAELRGDLRGPIPCLVGPPGVGKKTLAEAIAKGLNRPMVRLELGGRSEAQLVGSKRGRSGAQLGKLMQLIRDSGAKDPVFLLEELDEIGLGNVDGDPVEALEETLDPDNRDAFVDRYLDVPFDLSEVFFVGSAADFYRIPRDLRDYFIEIRIAGYTPEEKIAIAREWLFPRIVREHGLDPEKVTVDDETLLFLSRGYARDAGVGNLRRSLAAIMRYLAAEKAAGKGEEWQVTRETVEEVLGYPRYNPTPAEVAPEVGVVTGLAWTASGGELMFIEALKMPGTGRLIITGLLGDVMRESVNAAFSYVRSRAAELGIPRDAFQDFDIHVHFPVGATPKDGPSAGAAVTLAIASSLSERPVRHDIAMTGEVTLRGKILEIGGVKEKVLAAYRAGITHVILPTGNRRDLRDVPEDVREGMTFEYVERMDQIFDLALMGEPRVLRDEPRPAADEGPDIPRPAEPDRQAASEK, encoded by the coding sequence ATGGCGTCGTCGAAGACAAGCCGGCCGGCTCTCCCGGACCGCATCCCGGTCCTTCCCATCCGCAGCACCATCGTGTTCCCCGGCGGGGCCACGGCGCTCCAGATCGGGTTCGCGCCCAACGTCGAGGCGCTCAGCAGGCACCCCGAGCACGACCTGGTCGTGGCCATGGTGTCCACCATGGACGACGGCTTCCCGCTGGACGGGCGCGAGCTGGAGAAGGTGGCCACCGCGGTGCGCGTGCTCGACCGGCTGAACCTCCCCGGCGGGACGATCCAGACCACGCTCCAGGGACTGCGCCGCATCCGCCTGGCCGACGTGCGGCTGGAGGACGGCTACTACTCGGCCACCCCGTTCGAGGTGGACGAGATCGCGGCGCCCGAGGATGAGGCGGCGCCGCTGATCGAGAAGATCGTGGCCACCATCACCGCCCTGGCCGGCGCGGTGGAGCGCGTCCCCGACGAGGTGCCGCGCATCCTGCGCATGAACCTGGGAGATGCGGGACGGTTCGCCGACCTGGCCGCCACGCTGTCGAACCTCAAGCTCCCCACGCGCGACGCGGTGCTGCAGGAGGCCGACGTGCTGGCGCGGCTCAGGCTCGTCCTCACCTCGCTCGAGGAGGAGTGGGAGCACGCCCGCGAGGTGGAGCAGGCCACCAGCGGCGAGGACGGCGGCCCGCTTCCCGCCGGCGGCCGCGAGCGGCGCGACGAGATCCGCCGCCGCATCCAGGCGCTGCAGGCCGAGCTGGGCGAGACCGACCCGGTCGAGCGCGAGGCCAACGAGGCGCTGCGGCTGGTCGAGCGCGCGCAGCTCCCCCCGCGCGTGGCCGCCGTCGCCCGGCGCGAGGCCGAGCGGCTGCGCTCCACCTCGACCACGGCGTCCGAGGCGCAGGACATCCGCTCGTACCTCGAGACGGTGATCGACATCCCCTGGACGCGGCGCGCGGACGGCGGGAAGTTCGACCTCGAGGCCGTGCGCCAGGCGGTGGAGGACGAGCACCTGGGGCTCGACGAGCCCAAGCGGCGCCTTCTCGAGGTCATCGCCGTGGCCGAGCTGCGCGGCGACCTGCGCGGCCCCATCCCCTGCCTCGTCGGTCCTCCCGGCGTGGGGAAGAAGACGCTGGCCGAAGCGATCGCCAAGGGGCTGAACCGGCCGATGGTGCGGCTGGAGTTGGGCGGGCGCAGCGAGGCGCAGCTGGTGGGAAGCAAGCGCGGCCGCAGCGGCGCGCAGCTGGGCAAGCTGATGCAGCTCATCCGCGACTCCGGCGCCAAGGACCCCGTCTTCCTCCTCGAGGAGCTGGACGAGATCGGCCTGGGGAATGTGGACGGCGATCCTGTCGAGGCGCTGGAGGAGACGCTGGACCCCGACAACCGGGATGCCTTCGTCGACCGCTACCTGGACGTACCCTTCGACCTCTCCGAGGTCTTCTTCGTGGGCTCGGCGGCGGACTTCTACCGCATCCCGCGCGACCTGCGCGACTACTTCATCGAGATCCGCATCGCCGGCTACACGCCCGAGGAGAAGATCGCCATCGCGCGCGAGTGGCTCTTCCCCCGCATCGTCCGCGAGCACGGGCTGGATCCCGAGAAGGTGACGGTCGACGACGAGACGCTCCTCTTCCTATCCCGCGGCTACGCGCGCGATGCCGGCGTGGGAAACCTGCGCCGCTCGCTCGCCGCCATCATGCGCTACCTGGCGGCGGAGAAGGCCGCGGGGAAGGGCGAGGAATGGCAGGTGACGCGGGAGACGGTGGAGGAGGTGCTGGGCTATCCGCGCTACAACCCCACGCCGGCCGAGGTGGCGCCCGAGGTGGGGGTGGTGACGGGGCTGGCGTGGACCGCGTCGGGCGGCGAGCTGATGTTCATCGAGGCGCTGAAGATGCCAGGCACGGGGCGGCTGATCATCACCGGGCTGCTGGGCGACGTGATGCGCGAGTCGGTGAACGCCGCGTTCAGCTACGTCCGCTCGCGCGCCGCCGAGCTGGGGATCCCGCGCGACGCCTTCCAGGACTTCGACATCCACGTCCACTTCCCCGTGGGGGCGACGCCGAAGGACGGCCCGTCGGCCGGCGCGGCGGTCACGCTGGCCATCGCCAGCTCGCTGTCGGAGCGGCCGGTGCGGCACGACATCGCCATGACGGGCGAGGTGACGCTGCGCGGGAAGATCCTGGAGATCGGCGGGGTGAAGGAGAAGGTGCTGGCCGCCTACCGCGCGGGGATCACGCACGTGATCCTGCCCACCGGCAACCGCCGCGACCTGCGCGACGTGCCCGAGGACGTGCGCGAGGGGATGACCTTCGAGTACGTGGAGCGGATGGACCAGATCTTCGACCTGGCGCTGATGGGCGAGCCGCGCGTGCTGCGCGACGAGCCCCGCCCCGCGGCCGACGAGGGCCCCGACATCCCCCGCCCCGCCGAGCCGGACAGGCAGGCGGCGAGCGAGAAGTAG
- a CDS encoding enoyl-CoA hydratase-related protein, with translation MTEPLQVRREGGVARLVLNRPEKRNALNAELVAALKAALREADADAEVRVVAIEGAGQDFCSGADLSALRTIAESGAMENLEDVDALAELFALPRRMRKPVVALVRGRALAGGCGLATACDLVLAAESAQFGYPEVRIGFVPAMVMAILRRNVSEKRAFELIVRGHPISAAEAERIGLINHVWADDAFDAEAAAVLEDLAARSASAVQLSKRLLYNSDAMGFEAAIRAGADVNVVARMTDDMQAGVARFLERGG, from the coding sequence GTGACCGAGCCGCTGCAGGTCCGGCGCGAGGGCGGCGTCGCCCGGCTGGTGCTGAACCGGCCGGAGAAGCGCAACGCCCTCAACGCCGAGCTCGTCGCCGCGCTGAAGGCGGCGCTGCGCGAGGCGGACGCGGACGCGGAGGTGCGCGTGGTGGCCATCGAGGGGGCGGGGCAGGACTTCTGCTCGGGCGCCGACCTCTCCGCGCTGCGCACCATCGCCGAGAGCGGGGCGATGGAGAACCTGGAGGACGTGGACGCGCTGGCCGAGCTCTTCGCCCTCCCCCGGCGGATGCGGAAGCCGGTGGTCGCCCTCGTGCGCGGCCGCGCGCTGGCGGGGGGATGCGGGCTGGCGACGGCGTGCGACCTGGTGCTGGCGGCGGAATCCGCGCAGTTCGGCTATCCCGAGGTGCGCATCGGCTTCGTCCCCGCGATGGTGATGGCCATCCTCCGCCGCAACGTGAGCGAGAAGCGGGCGTTCGAGCTGATCGTCCGCGGCCACCCGATTTCCGCGGCCGAGGCGGAGCGCATCGGCCTGATCAACCACGTCTGGGCCGACGACGCGTTCGACGCCGAGGCCGCGGCGGTGCTGGAGGACCTGGCCGCGAGGAGCGCGTCGGCGGTGCAGCTGAGCAAGCGGCTGCTCTACAACAGCGACGCGATGGGATTCGAGGCGGCCATCCGCGCCGGCGCCGACGTGAACGTGGTGGCGCGGATGACGGACGACATGCAGGCCGGCGTGGCGCGCTTCCTGGAGCGCGGCGGCTGA
- a CDS encoding glycosyltransferase family 39 protein, whose amino-acid sequence MSTVPAGSTSAAKPAPDARAGAVPERPPVAWGIVAGFALVKLALHLATNLFTPYGIHRDELLYLAMGRHLQLWRMDFPPLIALLAEGQRAAFGDSLLSIRLASAVAGALIVVLAALIARELGGGRFAQGAAALGVMTGALFLRTANLFQPVVLDQLWWTLALFALVLLCRSRNPRWWLAVGLACGIGLLTKFSILFLGAALFGAMLLTKHRWFLFTPWPWFALVIALAVGSPSLVGQVRLGFPVMSSMEDLQHSQLAHVGYVDFLMGQVMMIGPAILLAVAGVVSLLVGKGRAFRVVGWVCVLAVAILMLLHGKPYYAGPVYPTLIGAGAAALGRLRVRFLAPALQWGAVVVMVAGGLYILPLGIPILPPRWMAEYSRAARLDEANRNNRGEMERLPQDYADMLEWEDEVAAVARVYRSLPPEKRAQAVIWANNYGQAGAIDFYGPKYGLPPAASDAGTYWFFGPPRLPGQVLVAIGENPADLRRIYASVRPVLHIDNPWWVSEERHNTVYVAEGPNTTLQALWPKLAGNN is encoded by the coding sequence ATGTCCACAGTCCCCGCCGGTTCCACCTCCGCCGCGAAGCCGGCGCCCGACGCGCGCGCGGGCGCCGTTCCCGAGCGGCCGCCGGTGGCATGGGGGATCGTGGCCGGCTTCGCGCTGGTCAAGCTGGCGCTGCACCTGGCGACGAACCTCTTCACCCCGTACGGCATCCACCGCGACGAGCTGCTGTACCTGGCCATGGGCCGCCACCTGCAGCTCTGGCGGATGGACTTCCCGCCGCTGATCGCCCTGCTGGCCGAGGGGCAGCGCGCCGCGTTCGGCGACTCGCTCCTCTCCATCCGTCTCGCCTCGGCGGTCGCGGGGGCGCTGATCGTCGTCCTCGCCGCGCTGATCGCGCGCGAGCTGGGCGGCGGCCGGTTCGCGCAGGGCGCCGCCGCGCTGGGGGTGATGACCGGCGCGCTCTTCCTGCGCACCGCCAACCTCTTCCAGCCCGTGGTGCTCGACCAGCTCTGGTGGACGCTGGCGCTGTTCGCGCTCGTCCTCCTCTGCCGGTCGCGCAACCCGCGCTGGTGGCTGGCGGTGGGGCTTGCGTGCGGCATCGGCCTTCTCACCAAGTTCAGCATCCTCTTCCTCGGCGCGGCGCTCTTCGGGGCGATGCTGCTGACCAAGCACCGCTGGTTCCTCTTCACGCCGTGGCCGTGGTTCGCCCTGGTCATCGCGCTGGCGGTCGGCAGCCCGAGCCTGGTGGGGCAGGTGAGGCTGGGGTTCCCGGTGATGTCGTCGATGGAGGACCTGCAGCACTCGCAGCTGGCGCACGTGGGGTACGTCGACTTCCTCATGGGGCAGGTGATGATGATCGGCCCGGCGATCCTCCTCGCGGTCGCCGGCGTCGTCTCCCTGCTGGTGGGGAAGGGAAGGGCGTTCCGCGTGGTGGGATGGGTGTGCGTGCTGGCCGTGGCGATCCTGATGCTGCTGCACGGGAAGCCGTACTACGCCGGGCCCGTCTACCCCACGCTGATCGGCGCCGGCGCGGCCGCGCTGGGGCGGCTGCGCGTGCGCTTCCTGGCGCCGGCGCTGCAGTGGGGCGCGGTGGTGGTGATGGTCGCCGGCGGGCTCTACATCCTCCCGCTCGGCATTCCCATCCTTCCGCCGCGGTGGATGGCGGAGTACTCGCGCGCCGCGCGACTGGACGAGGCCAACCGCAACAACCGCGGCGAGATGGAGCGCCTGCCGCAGGACTACGCCGACATGCTGGAGTGGGAAGACGAGGTGGCCGCCGTGGCCCGCGTCTACCGCTCGCTGCCGCCCGAGAAGCGCGCGCAGGCGGTGATCTGGGCCAACAACTACGGTCAGGCGGGGGCGATCGACTTCTACGGGCCGAAGTACGGCCTCCCGCCGGCGGCGAGCGACGCGGGGACGTACTGGTTCTTCGGCCCGCCGCGCCTCCCCGGCCAGGTGCTGGTCGCCATCGGCGAGAACCCCGCCGACCTGCGCCGGATCTACGCGTCGGTCCGTCCCGTCCTGCACATCGATAACCCGTGGTGGGTGAGCGAGGAGCGCCACAACACCGTATACGTCGCGGAGGGCCCGAACACCACGCTGCAGGCACTCTGGCCGAAGCTGGCGGGGAACAACTGA
- a CDS encoding outer membrane beta-barrel protein, producing the protein MTRITRILAPALVLGAILAHPARAQIGIPFSAEVRGGVALPTGEFGDGAGTGWGIDGTLRYRIAPMVDVYGGYAYFSFGADSASDFAEGVDVAIRDQGFRAGARLTVPLVGMMTGVSPWIEGGATFNKTTLHASDGSTTLDIDSDQSIGFEVGAGVIFDVAPHVSLTPGVRFRSHNADFSEAFGEDDADVDANYVAIEIGVNIHP; encoded by the coding sequence ATGACCCGCATCACCCGAATTCTCGCCCCGGCGCTCGTGCTGGGGGCGATCCTGGCGCATCCCGCGCGCGCCCAGATCGGCATTCCCTTCTCGGCCGAGGTCCGCGGCGGCGTGGCCCTGCCCACCGGCGAGTTCGGCGACGGCGCCGGCACCGGCTGGGGCATCGACGGCACGCTGCGCTACCGGATCGCGCCGATGGTGGACGTGTACGGCGGCTACGCCTACTTCTCGTTCGGCGCCGACTCGGCGAGCGACTTCGCCGAGGGCGTGGACGTGGCGATCCGCGACCAGGGCTTCCGCGCCGGCGCCCGGCTGACGGTGCCGCTGGTGGGGATGATGACCGGCGTGTCGCCCTGGATCGAGGGCGGCGCCACCTTCAACAAGACCACGCTGCACGCCAGCGACGGCTCGACCACGCTGGACATCGACTCGGACCAGAGCATCGGCTTTGAGGTGGGCGCCGGGGTGATCTTCGACGTGGCGCCGCACGTGTCGCTCACGCCGGGCGTGCGCTTCCGCTCGCACAACGCGGACTTCAGCGAGGCGTTCGGCGAGGACGACGCCGACGTGGACGCGAACTACGTGGCCATCGAGATCGGCGTCAACATCCATCCCTGA
- the guaB gene encoding IMP dehydrogenase: MSDSPVPAGRYAGEGLTFDDVLLVPRHSPVHPSDTVVKTRLTRKIDLAIPLVSAAMDTVTESRMAITMAREGGIGIIHKNMPIERQAKEVDRVKRSESGMISDPFHVRRDATLRHLLAKMEQYGVSGAPVVDEDHRLIGIVTNRDVQFEGDLDRPIGELMTSGHDLVSAPVGTSLEEAVKILHAHRIEKLPLVDGDGRLRGLITVKDVRKRAQFPNACKDEQGRLRVGAAVGVSARDAERAKALVQAGVDVLVIDTAHGHSQGVLDAVARMRDAFPDVQLIAGNIATKDGAAALVERGVDGVKVGVGPGSICTTRVVTGIGVPQLTAVFDAVEGAAGEVPVIADGGIKYSGDVVKALAGGAHSVMMGSMLAGTEESPGESFLLEGRRFKTIRGMGSLGAMAEGSADRYFQDPANADARKFVPEGIEGRVPYKGAAADTIYQLVGGLRSGMGYLGCADVEELRTRPQFMRITGGGLRESHPHDVVITREAPNYHA, from the coding sequence ATGAGCGATTCCCCCGTGCCCGCCGGCCGCTACGCCGGCGAGGGGCTGACCTTCGACGACGTCCTGCTGGTGCCGCGCCACTCGCCGGTGCATCCCTCCGACACCGTCGTCAAGACGCGGCTCACCCGGAAGATCGACCTCGCCATCCCCCTCGTCTCCGCGGCGATGGACACGGTCACCGAGAGCCGCATGGCCATCACCATGGCGCGCGAGGGCGGCATCGGCATCATCCACAAGAACATGCCCATCGAGCGGCAGGCCAAGGAGGTGGACCGGGTCAAGCGCTCGGAGAGCGGGATGATCTCCGATCCCTTCCATGTCCGCCGCGACGCCACCCTCCGCCACCTGCTGGCCAAGATGGAGCAGTACGGCGTGAGCGGCGCCCCGGTGGTGGACGAGGACCACCGGCTGATCGGCATCGTCACCAACCGCGACGTGCAGTTCGAGGGCGACCTCGACCGCCCCATCGGCGAGCTGATGACCAGCGGGCACGACCTGGTGAGCGCGCCCGTCGGCACCTCGCTCGAAGAGGCGGTGAAGATCCTGCACGCGCACCGCATCGAGAAGCTGCCGCTGGTCGACGGCGACGGGCGGCTGCGCGGGCTGATCACCGTGAAGGACGTGCGCAAGCGGGCGCAGTTCCCCAACGCCTGCAAGGACGAGCAGGGGCGGCTGCGCGTGGGCGCGGCCGTCGGCGTCTCCGCGCGCGACGCCGAGCGTGCGAAGGCGCTGGTGCAGGCGGGGGTCGACGTGCTGGTGATCGACACCGCGCACGGCCACTCGCAGGGCGTGCTCGACGCGGTGGCGCGGATGCGCGACGCCTTCCCCGACGTGCAGCTGATCGCCGGCAACATCGCCACGAAGGACGGCGCGGCGGCGCTGGTGGAGCGCGGCGTGGACGGGGTGAAGGTGGGGGTGGGCCCCGGCTCCATCTGCACCACGCGGGTGGTGACGGGGATCGGCGTGCCGCAGCTGACCGCCGTGTTCGACGCGGTGGAGGGCGCGGCGGGGGAGGTGCCGGTCATCGCCGACGGGGGGATCAAGTACAGCGGCGACGTGGTGAAGGCGCTGGCCGGGGGCGCGCACTCGGTGATGATGGGATCGATGCTGGCGGGGACGGAGGAGAGCCCGGGGGAGAGCTTCCTGCTCGAGGGCCGCCGCTTCAAGACCATCCGGGGGATGGGGAGCCTGGGGGCGATGGCCGAGGGCTCGGCCGACCGCTACTTCCAGGACCCGGCCAACGCCGACGCGCGCAAGTTCGTCCCCGAGGGGATCGAGGGGCGGGTGCCCTACAAGGGCGCCGCGGCCGACACCATCTACCAGCTGGTGGGCGGCCTGCGCTCGGGGATGGGGTACCTGGGGTGCGCCGACGTCGAGGAGCTGCGCACCCGGCCGCAGTTCATGCGCATCACCGGCGGCGGCCTGCGCGAGAGCCATCCGCATGACGTGGTGATCACGCGAGAGGCGCCGAACTACCACGCGTGA
- a CDS encoding YkvA family protein, translating to MAERKRRIPVRGRFLDEDEDDDDLVGPRTGGTRKPRGEEKPRRREASRTRRPPPSRRGGDRAWIRSLVADIPSFLKLLWGLARDPRVSKLDKAIVAGALAYAALPADVIPDWIPALGEVEDVILIAVALSRLLANAGEEVLLDHWEGDEETLEAALDALDTASEYLPGPVRGLLRGRR from the coding sequence ATGGCCGAGAGGAAGAGACGAATTCCGGTGAGGGGGCGGTTCCTGGACGAAGACGAGGACGACGACGACCTCGTGGGCCCGCGCACCGGCGGCACGCGCAAGCCGCGTGGCGAGGAGAAGCCGCGCCGCCGCGAGGCCTCGCGAACCCGGCGCCCGCCGCCCTCGCGCCGCGGCGGCGACCGCGCGTGGATCCGCTCGCTGGTGGCCGACATCCCCAGCTTCCTGAAGCTGCTGTGGGGCCTGGCCCGCGACCCGCGCGTCTCCAAGCTCGACAAGGCGATCGTCGCGGGCGCGCTGGCCTACGCCGCGCTCCCCGCCGACGTGATCCCCGACTGGATCCCCGCGCTGGGCGAGGTGGAGGACGTGATCCTCATCGCCGTGGCCCTCTCCCGGCTTCTCGCCAACGCGGGTGAGGAGGTGCTGCTCGACCACTGGGAGGGCGACGAGGAGACGCTCGAGGCGGCGCTCGACGCGCTCGACACCGCGTCGGAGTACCTCCCCGGCCCCGTCCGCGGCCTCCTGCGCGGCCGCCGCTGA